A single genomic interval of Vibrio gallicus harbors:
- the ftsB gene encoding cell division protein FtsB: MRVFSVILFGLLIWLQTDLWFGKNGINELRQVQDETAVQSSVNSQLRKRNDEMFAEIDDLSQGLDAIEERSRNELGMVKKGETFYRIVDSD, encoded by the coding sequence GTGCGTGTTTTTTCAGTAATACTGTTTGGGTTGCTAATTTGGCTGCAAACCGACTTGTGGTTTGGTAAAAATGGCATAAATGAGCTAAGACAAGTGCAAGATGAAACTGCGGTACAAAGCTCAGTGAATAGTCAACTGCGTAAACGTAATGACGAGATGTTTGCGGAAATTGACGACCTTAGCCAAGGCCTTGATGCTATTGAGGAACGTTCTCGCAACGAGCTTGGTATGGTGAAAAAAGGTGAGACCTTTTATCGTATTGTTGACTCTGATTGA
- the ispD gene encoding 2-C-methyl-D-erythritol 4-phosphate cytidylyltransferase, giving the protein MNKYIAIVPAAGIGSRMQADRPKQYLLLQSKTILEHTVERLLSHPQIEQVVVAISATDDYFATTTLASNSRVIQVLGGKERSDSVLNALQYLHAQNYSGQVLVHDAARPNIDLGDISALIEAACQHPTGAILASRVKDTMKRSDGDSTIIETVSRVNLWHALTPQMFDAVALRLALHSAVDQNQVITDEASAMELIGEAPMIVEGRADNIKVTQPEDFSLMGFYLSQSSKGKA; this is encoded by the coding sequence TTGAATAAGTATATCGCAATAGTTCCAGCGGCAGGTATTGGTAGCCGTATGCAGGCTGATAGGCCTAAGCAATATTTACTACTACAGAGTAAAACGATTTTAGAGCATACAGTTGAGCGTTTGCTGTCGCATCCTCAAATAGAACAAGTAGTGGTTGCGATAAGCGCGACTGATGATTACTTTGCTACTACTACGCTAGCGAGTAATTCCAGAGTTATTCAGGTTTTAGGTGGTAAAGAGCGCTCTGACTCGGTTCTCAATGCTTTGCAGTATCTGCATGCACAGAATTACAGTGGACAGGTTTTAGTGCACGATGCCGCTCGTCCAAATATCGATTTAGGCGACATTAGCGCGCTAATTGAAGCCGCTTGCCAGCACCCGACAGGGGCTATTTTAGCCAGTAGGGTAAAGGACACCATGAAGCGCTCGGATGGCGACAGTACTATTATCGAAACCGTATCTAGAGTAAATCTTTGGCATGCACTAACACCACAAATGTTTGATGCCGTAGCGTTGCGTCTAGCATTACACTCTGCCGTAGACCAAAATCAAGTTATTACCGATGAAGCCTCTGCTATGGAACTGATAGGCGAAGCGCCTATGATTGTTGAGGGTAGGGCAGATAACATCAAGGTCACTCAACCGGAAGACTTTTCATTGATGGGTTTCTATTTATCACAAAGTAGCAAGGGAAAAGCATGA